In Mycobacterium sp. 050128, one genomic interval encodes:
- a CDS encoding ABC transporter permease, protein MNFVQQAVSYLLTVDNWTGPVGLAARILEHLEYTAVAVGASALIAIPIGMVIGHTGRGTLLVVGAVNGLRSLPTLGVLLLGVLMFGLGLGPPLVALMLLGVPSLLAGTYAGIANVDPVVVDAARAMGMTEAQVLLRVETPNAMPLILGGLRNATLQVVATATVAAYASLGGLGRYLIDGIKEREFQLALVGALMVAGLALILDGLLAMAVWVSVPGTGRLRRPRRRIDVTVAPVADRPAAAGGHVLR, encoded by the coding sequence ATGAACTTCGTCCAGCAGGCGGTGTCCTATCTGCTGACCGTCGACAACTGGACCGGTCCGGTCGGCCTCGCGGCACGCATTTTGGAGCACCTGGAGTACACCGCCGTCGCGGTGGGCGCCTCGGCGCTGATCGCGATCCCGATCGGGATGGTCATCGGCCACACCGGCCGCGGCACGCTGCTGGTGGTGGGCGCGGTCAACGGGCTGCGCTCATTGCCGACACTCGGGGTGCTGCTGCTGGGTGTACTGATGTTCGGCCTGGGGCTCGGCCCGCCGCTGGTGGCCCTGATGCTGCTCGGTGTGCCGTCGCTGCTGGCCGGCACCTACGCGGGCATTGCCAACGTCGACCCGGTGGTGGTCGACGCCGCCCGGGCGATGGGCATGACGGAGGCCCAGGTGCTGCTGCGCGTCGAGACGCCCAACGCGATGCCGTTGATTCTCGGCGGGCTGCGCAATGCGACGCTGCAGGTCGTCGCCACCGCCACGGTGGCCGCCTATGCCAGCCTCGGCGGGCTGGGCCGCTACCTGATCGATGGGATCAAAGAACGCGAATTTCAACTCGCCTTGGTCGGCGCGTTGATGGTTGCCGGGCTGGCGCTGATCCTCGACGGCCTGCTGGCGATGGCGGTCTGGGTTTCGGTGCCGGGCACCGGGCGGTTACGCAGGCCTCGTCGGCGAATCGATGTGACGGTGGCCCCAGTTGCCGATCGGCCTGCCGCGGCGGGTGGGCACGTTTTACGGTAG
- a CDS encoding ABC transporter ATP-binding protein, with protein MIVFDDVCKTFADGTTAVDRLSLVVPNGKLTVFVGSSGSGKTTALRMINRMIEPTSGTITVDGEDVRGVNPVQLRLGIGYVIQHAGLMPHQRVIDNVATVPVLRGQSRREARKAAYEVLERVGLDAKLANRYPAQLSGGEQQRIGVARALAADPPILLMDEPFSAVDPVVRLELQNEILRLQSELHKTIVFVTHDIDEALKLADQVAIFGRGGALQQYDEPTQLLSRPANDFVSRFIGLGRGYRWLQLIDANGLPLHAIDTLPVSGLADRPLAGWAVVVDDDGLPLGWIDGEGLRRHGGGASLADSMSGISALFRPGGNLSHALDAALSSPSTVGIAVNQEGKVIGGVLAADVLAAVESQRRT; from the coding sequence GTGATCGTCTTCGACGATGTCTGCAAGACATTCGCCGACGGGACCACCGCCGTCGATCGGCTGAGCCTGGTGGTCCCCAACGGCAAGCTGACGGTGTTCGTCGGTTCCTCCGGGAGCGGCAAAACCACCGCGCTGCGGATGATCAACCGAATGATCGAGCCGACGTCGGGCACCATCACCGTCGACGGCGAGGACGTCAGAGGCGTCAACCCGGTGCAGCTGCGGCTCGGAATCGGTTACGTGATCCAGCATGCCGGGCTGATGCCGCATCAGCGGGTGATCGACAACGTCGCGACCGTGCCCGTGCTGCGGGGGCAGTCCCGCCGGGAGGCCCGCAAGGCGGCCTACGAGGTGCTAGAGCGCGTCGGGCTGGACGCCAAGCTTGCCAACCGATACCCGGCGCAGCTCTCCGGCGGAGAACAACAACGCATCGGCGTGGCACGCGCACTGGCCGCCGATCCGCCAATCTTGTTGATGGACGAACCATTCTCGGCCGTCGACCCCGTGGTTCGTCTCGAGCTGCAGAACGAAATACTGCGTCTGCAAAGCGAATTGCACAAGACGATTGTGTTCGTTACGCACGACATCGACGAGGCGCTCAAACTCGCCGACCAGGTTGCGATCTTTGGCCGCGGCGGCGCGCTGCAGCAGTACGACGAACCCACCCAACTACTTTCGCGGCCGGCCAACGATTTCGTATCGAGATTCATCGGCCTGGGCCGCGGCTACCGGTGGTTGCAGCTGATCGATGCGAATGGCCTGCCGCTGCACGCCATCGACACGCTCCCGGTCAGCGGCCTTGCCGATCGTCCGCTGGCCGGTTGGGCGGTCGTGGTCGACGACGACGGCCTTCCGCTGGGCTGGATCGACGGCGAGGGCCTGCGGCGGCACGGCGGTGGTGCGTCGTTGGCCGACAGCATGAGCGGCATCAGTGCGTTGTTCCGGCCCGGCGGCAATCTCAGCCACGCGCTGGACGCGGCGCTGTCGTCCCCGTCGACGGTGGGGATCGCCGTCAACCAGGAGGGCAAGGTCATCGGCGGGGTGCTGGCTGCCGACGTGTTGGCCGCGGTCGAATCGCAGCGGCGGACCTGA
- a CDS encoding phosphotransferase family protein, protein MATAGETQLDPGVLGRWLDANDAPGSGEEPLLEQLKGGSQNTLYLITRGGERMVLRMPGPRADAARIDGLLREIRLVRALSGTDVPHAELIAADDSGTVLGMPFYVMRAIDGWSPMDGGWQPPFDTNLDARRGLAFELVEGAAKLGRVDWRRQGLEGFGRPDGFHDRQVDRWLAFLDAYKVRELPGLNEAADWLRRNRPADYQPGIMHGDYQFANVMFAHGSQPQLAAIVDWEMTTVGDPLLDLAWCLLGYDGENPKGDGFYLDMSGMPKRSELLSHYEKVSGLSTENIDYYLVLANWKLGIVLEKTYAAGVRTGKVDPKITDAFGPMILALIATAAEMARSLPARSR, encoded by the coding sequence ATGGCGACTGCTGGTGAAACCCAACTGGACCCGGGTGTGCTGGGCCGATGGCTCGACGCCAACGACGCTCCGGGAAGCGGCGAAGAACCGCTCCTGGAGCAGCTCAAAGGCGGTTCGCAGAACACGCTGTATCTGATTACGCGTGGCGGTGAGCGGATGGTGTTGCGGATGCCCGGACCCCGGGCGGACGCCGCGCGCATCGACGGCTTGCTGCGCGAGATCCGGCTGGTGCGGGCGCTGTCGGGCACCGACGTGCCGCACGCCGAGCTGATCGCCGCCGACGACAGCGGCACGGTGCTGGGCATGCCGTTCTACGTGATGCGGGCGATCGACGGATGGAGCCCGATGGACGGCGGCTGGCAGCCACCGTTCGACACGAACCTCGACGCGCGGCGCGGGCTCGCGTTCGAACTCGTCGAAGGCGCCGCCAAGCTGGGCCGGGTCGACTGGCGCCGGCAAGGACTCGAGGGCTTCGGGCGGCCGGACGGATTCCACGATCGGCAGGTCGATCGTTGGCTGGCCTTCCTCGACGCCTATAAGGTGCGCGAACTGCCCGGCCTGAACGAGGCCGCCGACTGGTTGCGCCGTAACCGGCCCGCGGATTACCAGCCGGGCATCATGCACGGCGACTACCAGTTCGCCAACGTGATGTTCGCGCACGGCAGCCAGCCTCAGCTCGCCGCGATCGTGGACTGGGAGATGACCACGGTCGGCGATCCGCTGCTCGATCTGGCCTGGTGCCTGCTGGGCTACGACGGCGAAAACCCCAAGGGCGATGGGTTTTATCTAGACATGAGCGGGATGCCGAAGCGCAGCGAGTTGCTGAGTCACTACGAGAAAGTCAGCGGGCTTTCCACCGAGAACATCGACTACTACCTGGTGCTGGCCAACTGGAAGCTCGGCATCGTGCTGGAAAAGACGTACGCCGCCGGCGTGCGCACCGGAAAGGTCGACCCCAAGATCACCGACGCGTTCGGCCCGATGATCCTTGCGCTCATCGCGACGGCGGCCGAGATGGCGCGCAGCCTGCCGGCGAGGAGTCGCTGA
- a CDS encoding putative glycolipid-binding domain-containing protein, producing the protein MLTWRAPDISRMESVRVQVSGKRIRAAGRIVAAATATNPAFGAFYEVQTDESGATKRFGLTITLAERERQLAIARDEENMWMITDHQGDRRAGYNGALDVDVVFSPFFNALPIRRLGLHERAETITLPMVYVNVPDMTVTAAMVSYTGEGSPEGIKLRSPVADTTVSVDADGFIVDYPGLAERI; encoded by the coding sequence ATGCTGACCTGGCGCGCACCGGACATCTCTCGGATGGAATCGGTGCGAGTGCAGGTGTCCGGCAAACGGATTAGAGCGGCCGGCCGCATCGTGGCCGCGGCTACCGCGACAAACCCGGCATTCGGCGCTTTCTACGAAGTGCAGACCGACGAGAGCGGAGCTACCAAGCGGTTCGGGCTGACGATCACCCTCGCCGAGCGGGAACGCCAGCTCGCCATCGCGCGGGATGAAGAGAACATGTGGATGATCACCGACCACCAGGGCGACCGGCGCGCGGGATACAACGGCGCACTCGACGTCGACGTCGTATTCAGCCCGTTCTTCAATGCGCTGCCCATCCGGCGGCTGGGGCTCCACGAGCGGGCCGAGACCATCACGCTGCCGATGGTCTACGTCAACGTGCCCGACATGACCGTCACCGCGGCCATGGTGAGCTACACCGGCGAGGGCAGCCCCGAGGGGATCAAGCTGCGTTCACCGGTCGCCGACACCACGGTGAGCGTCGACGCCGACGGGTTCATCGTGGACTATCCCGGATTGGCAGAGCGGATCTGA
- a CDS encoding ABC transporter substrate-binding protein has translation MRMLRRLHRVIIPAAACLVVGCLVASCSNSDPLAPETRSMKSIVVGSADFPESQIIAEIYAQTLQANGFDVGRRMGIGSRETYIPALKDHSIDLVPEYVGNLLRYFAPDSTATMLDAVELELDQKLPGDLSVLTPSPASDTDTVTVTGATAAAWNLKTIGDLAAHSPEVKFGAPSAFENRPSGLPGLRQKYSLNISPGNFIAINDGGGAVTVRALVEGKVNAANVFTTSPAIAQNHLAVLADPEHNFVAGNIVPLVNSQKKSDRLKIVLDAVSAKLTTEGLAGLNAAVAGNSGIDPDQAARNWVRDNGFNHPITQ, from the coding sequence ATGAGGATGCTGCGGCGCCTGCACCGCGTGATCATCCCCGCGGCAGCGTGCTTGGTGGTCGGCTGCCTCGTCGCGTCGTGCAGCAACTCCGATCCGCTGGCGCCGGAGACGCGCAGCATGAAATCCATCGTTGTCGGGTCCGCCGACTTCCCGGAATCGCAGATCATTGCCGAGATTTATGCGCAAACGTTGCAGGCCAACGGTTTCGACGTGGGACGGCGCATGGGCATCGGCAGCCGCGAGACTTATATCCCGGCGCTCAAAGACCATTCCATCGATTTGGTACCGGAATATGTCGGCAACCTGCTGCGCTACTTTGCGCCCGACTCGACCGCGACCATGCTCGACGCCGTGGAATTGGAGCTCGATCAGAAACTGCCGGGTGACCTGTCGGTTCTGACGCCGTCGCCGGCCTCGGATACGGACACCGTGACCGTCACGGGCGCAACGGCCGCCGCGTGGAACCTCAAAACCATCGGTGATCTGGCCGCGCACTCGCCGGAGGTGAAATTCGGGGCGCCCTCGGCCTTCGAGAACCGGCCGTCCGGCCTGCCCGGGCTACGGCAGAAATACTCGCTCAACATCAGTCCCGGCAACTTCATCGCGATCAACGACGGTGGCGGTGCAGTGACGGTACGAGCCCTGGTGGAGGGAAAGGTGAACGCGGCCAACGTCTTCACCACTTCGCCGGCGATTGCGCAGAACCACCTGGCGGTGCTGGCGGACCCCGAGCACAACTTCGTGGCCGGCAACATCGTGCCGCTGGTGAATTCGCAGAAGAAGTCCGATCGCCTCAAGATTGTCCTGGATGCGGTCTCGGCCAAGCTGACCACTGAGGGTCTGGCCGGTCTCAACGCGGCAGTGGCGGGCAACTCCGGCATCGACCCCGACCAAGCTGCACGAAACTGGGTGCGAGACAACGGCTTCAACCATCCGATTACGCAATGA
- a CDS encoding LapA family protein, translated as MSTDPGLPGNPPPKPTAAPPAEPAPVPPPAPPEGVIPPHAATHPKEPAIGFTRAGALWSALTAGFLILILLLIFITQNTTSTPFQFLGWHWSLPLGVAVLLAAVAGGLLTVAAGTGRILQLRRAAKKHHAATARD; from the coding sequence ATGAGCACCGACCCTGGCTTGCCGGGTAACCCGCCGCCTAAGCCCACTGCGGCGCCTCCCGCCGAGCCCGCCCCTGTGCCTCCCCCGGCGCCTCCTGAGGGCGTGATACCGCCGCATGCGGCCACGCACCCCAAAGAACCGGCCATCGGGTTCACCCGCGCCGGCGCGCTGTGGTCGGCGCTGACCGCCGGCTTCCTGATCCTGATCCTGTTGCTGATCTTCATCACCCAGAACACGACGTCGACGCCGTTCCAGTTCCTGGGCTGGCATTGGAGCCTGCCGCTGGGCGTGGCCGTCCTGCTGGCGGCAGTGGCCGGCGGCCTGCTCACCGTGGCCGCCGGCACCGGGCGGATCCTGCAGCTGCGTCGCGCGGCCAAGAAGCATCACGCGGCGACCGCGCGCGACTAG
- a CDS encoding ABC transporter permease — MHYLLTHLGDAWTLTVIHLRLSLVPVLIGLLIAVPLGVLVQRAPIPRRLITATASVVFTVPSLALFVALPVVIGTRILDEANVLVALTAYTTALMVRAVLEALDAVPAQVRDAATAVGYSSVKRILKVELPLSIPVMIAGLRVVVVTNIAMVSVGSVIGIGGLGTWFTEGYQTDKSDQILAGIIALFVLAVVIDMLIVVAGRFATPWSHAGAVTRGRSVAAPVVGGAR, encoded by the coding sequence ATGCACTATCTGCTCACCCACCTCGGCGATGCCTGGACGCTGACCGTGATCCATCTGCGGTTGTCGTTGGTACCGGTGCTGATCGGGCTACTGATCGCGGTGCCGTTGGGGGTGCTGGTACAACGTGCACCGATTCCGCGGCGGCTGATTACGGCGACCGCCAGTGTGGTGTTCACGGTGCCGTCGCTGGCGTTGTTCGTGGCCCTGCCGGTGGTTATCGGAACCCGAATCCTGGACGAGGCCAATGTCCTCGTCGCGCTCACCGCGTACACGACCGCGCTGATGGTGCGCGCGGTGCTCGAGGCGCTCGACGCGGTGCCGGCTCAGGTCCGCGACGCCGCCACCGCTGTCGGCTACTCGTCCGTCAAACGGATCCTGAAAGTTGAGCTGCCGCTGTCGATCCCGGTCATGATCGCGGGGTTGCGGGTGGTCGTGGTGACCAATATCGCGATGGTGTCGGTGGGTTCGGTGATCGGCATCGGCGGCCTGGGCACCTGGTTCACCGAGGGGTATCAGACCGACAAGAGCGACCAGATCCTGGCCGGCATCATCGCGCTGTTCGTATTGGCGGTCGTGATCGACATGTTGATCGTGGTGGCCGGCCGGTTCGCGACCCCCTGGTCCCACGCGGGTGCGGTCACGCGCGGGCGATCCGTGGCGGCGCCGGTCGTCGGTGGTGCGCGATGA
- a CDS encoding phosphotransferase family protein translates to MTSADRLDGLDLPALDRYLRALGIERDGQLRADFISGGRSNLTFRVYDDKTNWLVRRPPLHGLTPSAHDMAREYKVVAALQDTPVPVARAIALCEDDSVLGAPFQIVEFVAGQVVRRRAQLEAFNHTVIDKCVDSLVRVLVDLHNVDPNAVGLADFGKPSGYLERQVRRWGSQWELVRLPDDHRDSDVEKLHSGLRQAIPPQGRTSIVHGDYRIDNTILDVDDPTRVRAVVDWELSTLGDPLSDAALMCVYRDPALDLIVNAQAAWTSPLLPTADELADRYSLVSGLPLAHWEFYMALAYFKLAIIAAGIDFRRRMADQASGKDSEHMPEVVAPLISRGLAELAKLPG, encoded by the coding sequence GTGACTTCGGCTGATCGACTCGACGGGCTGGACCTGCCCGCGCTGGACCGTTATCTGCGCGCGCTCGGTATCGAGCGCGACGGTCAATTGCGCGCAGATTTCATCTCCGGCGGCCGCTCCAATCTCACGTTCCGCGTCTACGACGACAAAACGAACTGGCTGGTGCGGCGTCCACCGCTACACGGGCTGACCCCGTCGGCGCATGACATGGCGCGCGAGTACAAAGTGGTGGCGGCACTGCAGGACACGCCGGTTCCGGTGGCGCGCGCCATCGCGCTGTGCGAGGACGACTCTGTGCTGGGCGCGCCGTTCCAGATCGTCGAGTTCGTCGCCGGGCAAGTTGTCCGCCGTCGCGCTCAGCTGGAAGCCTTCAATCACACCGTGATCGACAAATGCGTCGACTCGTTGGTCCGGGTACTTGTCGACTTGCATAACGTCGACCCGAATGCAGTGGGACTGGCCGATTTCGGCAAGCCCAGCGGATATCTGGAACGCCAAGTGCGTCGCTGGGGCTCGCAGTGGGAACTGGTGCGACTGCCCGACGACCACCGCGACTCCGACGTCGAAAAGCTGCACTCCGGTCTGCGGCAAGCGATTCCGCCGCAGGGCCGTACTTCGATCGTGCACGGTGACTACCGGATCGACAACACCATCCTGGACGTCGATGACCCGACGCGGGTGCGCGCCGTGGTGGATTGGGAGCTCTCGACGCTGGGGGACCCGCTGTCCGACGCGGCCCTGATGTGTGTGTACCGGGACCCGGCGCTGGATCTGATCGTCAATGCGCAGGCCGCCTGGACGTCGCCGCTGCTGCCGACGGCCGACGAGCTGGCCGACCGGTACTCGCTTGTCTCCGGATTGCCGTTGGCGCATTGGGAGTTCTACATGGCGTTGGCGTACTTCAAGCTCGCCATCATCGCCGCGGGCATCGACTTCCGCCGGCGCATGGCGGATCAGGCCAGCGGAAAAGACTCCGAGCACATGCCCGAAGTGGTCGCGCCGTTGATCTCTCGCGGACTGGCGGAACTGGCCAAACTGCCGGGCTAG
- a CDS encoding acyl-CoA dehydrogenase family protein has translation MSWDFSTDPEFEKKLAWVREFVREEVEPLEVLFPGCEFLPLNDERRRIVDPLKQQVRDNGLWAPHLGPELGGQGFGAVKLTLINEILGRSPWAPIVFGTQAPDTGNAEIIARFGTPEQKDRYLSGLLSGEIFSCFSMTEPQGGADPRVFTTRAVRDGDDWVITGRKYFSSNAAVASFFIVVAITDPDVPVHRGASTFLIPAGTEGLNLEANHHLVGADPHEPGHSLVHYDGVRVGPDALLGEAGQGFLILQTRLAGGRLHHAMRSIGMAQRAVDMMARRAKSRFTQGSPLADKQLVQEFVADSYTELIPFRLTVLHAAWLIDNGDEHGARAEIGACKILASQVLKSIALRAIQVHGALGLTDQLPLVNVLLGGIALGLADGPTEAHKVNLARMLLKGYEAEEGDWPSEMLDVRRDAARQKYGALVGSVPAQPHSP, from the coding sequence ATGTCATGGGACTTCTCTACCGATCCGGAGTTCGAGAAGAAGCTGGCCTGGGTTCGCGAGTTCGTCCGCGAGGAGGTGGAGCCGCTCGAGGTCCTGTTCCCGGGCTGTGAGTTCCTGCCGCTCAATGACGAGCGTCGGCGTATCGTCGATCCACTCAAGCAGCAGGTCCGCGACAATGGCTTGTGGGCACCACATCTGGGACCGGAGCTGGGCGGGCAGGGCTTCGGCGCGGTCAAGCTGACGTTGATCAACGAGATCCTTGGCCGCAGCCCCTGGGCACCGATCGTCTTCGGAACCCAAGCGCCCGATACCGGCAACGCGGAGATCATCGCGCGCTTCGGAACGCCGGAACAAAAGGACCGCTATCTGTCCGGCCTGCTGTCCGGGGAGATCTTCTCCTGCTTCTCGATGACCGAGCCGCAAGGCGGCGCGGACCCCCGCGTGTTTACCACCCGTGCCGTGCGCGACGGCGACGACTGGGTGATCACCGGGCGAAAGTACTTCTCCTCCAACGCTGCTGTCGCATCGTTCTTCATCGTCGTCGCGATCACCGATCCCGACGTGCCGGTCCACCGCGGCGCCTCGACATTCCTGATCCCGGCCGGGACCGAAGGGCTGAATCTGGAAGCCAACCACCATCTGGTGGGCGCGGACCCGCACGAACCGGGGCATTCGCTGGTGCACTACGACGGGGTACGGGTGGGGCCGGATGCGTTGCTCGGTGAAGCCGGTCAGGGCTTCCTGATTCTGCAGACTCGGCTGGCCGGCGGGCGGCTTCATCACGCGATGCGATCGATCGGGATGGCGCAGCGCGCCGTCGACATGATGGCGCGGCGCGCGAAAAGCCGTTTCACCCAAGGTAGCCCGCTGGCCGACAAGCAGCTGGTGCAGGAGTTCGTCGCCGATTCCTACACTGAGCTGATCCCGTTTCGGCTGACCGTGCTGCACGCGGCCTGGCTGATCGACAACGGCGACGAGCATGGCGCACGCGCCGAGATCGGTGCCTGCAAGATCCTGGCCTCGCAAGTGCTGAAATCGATTGCGCTGCGGGCGATTCAGGTGCATGGTGCGCTGGGACTCACCGACCAGCTACCGCTGGTCAACGTGCTGCTGGGCGGCATCGCGCTCGGGCTTGCCGACGGGCCGACCGAGGCGCACAAGGTCAACCTGGCGCGCATGCTGCTCAAAGGGTATGAGGCCGAGGAGGGCGACTGGCCGAGTGAAATGCTCGATGTGCGCCGCGACGCTGCCCGGCAGAAGTACGGTGCCCTCGTCGGTAGCGTTCCTGCACAACCACATTCGCCATGA
- a CDS encoding TetR/AcrR family transcriptional regulator, with protein MTDRVAAAVERALDERQRGATAEVERILAAAVRVMERVAPDEPRVSDIVTEAGSSNKAFYRYFAGKDDLILAVMERGVGIVVSYLQHQMAKERQPRDKIARWIEGTLAQVAEPDLIRKSRAAAGQMAAATNWRTVDHAMMYPLRDLLVEPIAALGSTDVERDVEAVFCCTAATMRRYMGSAVRPEPDDIAHVVRFCLNGLGAN; from the coding sequence ATGACCGACAGGGTCGCCGCGGCCGTCGAACGCGCCCTCGACGAGCGCCAGCGGGGGGCCACCGCCGAGGTCGAGCGAATCCTGGCTGCCGCGGTGCGGGTGATGGAGCGCGTCGCGCCCGACGAGCCTCGGGTCAGCGACATCGTCACCGAGGCCGGGTCGTCGAACAAGGCTTTCTACCGGTATTTTGCCGGCAAGGACGACCTCATCCTGGCGGTCATGGAACGTGGCGTCGGGATCGTCGTGTCCTACCTTCAGCACCAGATGGCCAAGGAACGGCAACCGCGGGACAAGATCGCGCGCTGGATCGAGGGCACGCTGGCACAAGTCGCCGAACCCGACCTGATCAGGAAAAGCCGCGCCGCCGCCGGTCAGATGGCTGCCGCGACGAACTGGCGTACGGTCGATCACGCAATGATGTACCCATTGCGCGATCTGCTGGTCGAACCGATTGCCGCACTGGGAAGTACCGATGTCGAGCGCGACGTCGAGGCGGTGTTCTGCTGCACCGCGGCGACGATGCGCCGATACATGGGCTCGGCCGTTCGGCCCGAGCCCGATGACATCGCACATGTGGTGCGGTTCTGTCTCAACGGGTTAGGAGCCAATTGA
- a CDS encoding histidine phosphatase family protein, with protein MQVLLVRHALPLRSEHGQGSDPDLSEDGVAQIARLPEALARFPISRVISSPQRRAIQTAEPVAAARQLSVEIDDRFAEYDRDLPVYIPVEQIRAENPKEWERLAQGHLPSAVDEDAFRARIRAATDDLVASADPEDTVAVFSHGGVINLLLHEILGTKRLLSFPVDYASVTRLLYSRTGQATVAGVNGVEHVWDLLPRNQRW; from the coding sequence ATGCAAGTGCTTCTGGTCCGGCATGCGTTGCCGCTGCGCAGCGAACACGGCCAGGGTTCGGACCCGGACCTTTCAGAAGATGGGGTGGCCCAGATCGCGCGCCTGCCCGAGGCGCTCGCCAGGTTCCCAATCTCGCGGGTGATCAGCAGCCCGCAGCGGCGTGCCATCCAGACCGCCGAGCCGGTCGCGGCGGCCCGGCAGCTGTCCGTCGAGATCGACGATCGCTTCGCCGAATACGATCGCGACCTTCCGGTGTACATCCCGGTCGAGCAGATCCGCGCCGAAAACCCGAAGGAGTGGGAGCGGCTGGCCCAGGGCCACTTGCCCAGTGCCGTCGACGAAGACGCGTTCCGGGCGCGAATCCGGGCGGCGACCGACGACCTCGTCGCGTCCGCCGACCCCGAGGACACGGTCGCGGTGTTCAGCCACGGCGGGGTGATCAACCTCTTGCTGCACGAAATCCTAGGCACGAAGCGGCTGTTGTCGTTTCCCGTCGACTACGCATCGGTGACCCGATTGCTGTATTCGCGGACCGGTCAGGCGACCGTGGCGGGAGTCAATGGCGTCGAACACGTGTGGGACCTGTTGCCGCGTAATCAGCGATGGTAA
- a CDS encoding SDR family NAD(P)-dependent oxidoreductase: protein MGYADQLFDLTDRVVLITGGSRGLGREMATAVARCGADVVIASRNFDSCVVAAKEVEAETGRSAMPYGVHVGRWDQLDGLVDATYERFGKIDTLINNAGMSPLYDKLSNVTEKLFDAVVNLNLKGPFRLSALVGERMVAAGGGSIINVSSTGSLRPNGGIIPYAAAKAGLNAMTEGLAQAFGPTVRVNTLMAGPYLTDVSKAWDLSGNDNFSHLHLKRAGDPREVVGAALFLASDASSFTSGSILRTDGGIP from the coding sequence ATGGGTTACGCCGACCAGCTTTTCGACCTCACCGATCGCGTAGTGCTGATCACCGGCGGCAGCCGTGGACTGGGACGGGAGATGGCGACCGCGGTCGCGCGCTGCGGCGCCGACGTGGTGATCGCCAGCCGGAACTTCGACAGCTGTGTGGTCGCGGCCAAGGAGGTGGAGGCCGAGACCGGGCGCTCCGCCATGCCCTACGGCGTGCACGTCGGACGCTGGGACCAGCTCGACGGGCTGGTCGACGCCACCTACGAGCGGTTCGGCAAGATCGACACCCTGATCAACAACGCGGGCATGTCCCCGCTCTACGACAAGCTGAGCAACGTCACCGAGAAGCTGTTCGACGCGGTGGTGAACCTTAATCTCAAAGGGCCGTTCCGGTTGTCGGCGTTGGTCGGTGAGCGAATGGTGGCCGCCGGCGGCGGGTCGATCATCAACGTCAGCTCCACCGGGTCGCTGCGCCCCAACGGCGGCATCATTCCGTATGCGGCCGCCAAGGCCGGGCTCAACGCGATGACCGAAGGACTGGCACAGGCGTTCGGTCCCACGGTACGGGTCAACACGCTGATGGCCGGGCCCTATCTGACCGACGTCAGCAAGGCGTGGGATCTGTCCGGCAACGACAACTTCAGCCACCTCCACCTGAAGCGCGCCGGTGACCCGCGCGAGGTCGTCGGTGCGGCCTTGTTCTTGGCGTCCGACGCGTCCAGTTTCACCAGCGGTTCGATTCTGCGGACCGACGGCGGAATTCCTTAA